The sequence GGCCTCGGTGGCGGTCTTCTATCTCTCGCGCCTGTTCGTCGATTTTCGAGAGTTCGCGTACGACCTCGTCGTCGCGTCCTCCGTGGGCGGTCCGAACCGACAGGTCCAGCGGCGACGGGACGAACCGGGGGTCCTCGTCTTCGCCGGAGTCGTCGTCTCCGCGTCCGACGAGAGCGAGAAACACCTCCCAGAGACTGCGAGCCATACCACCAGTTCACGGTCGGCAGTTGATAAGCGTTCGCGCCGGACCGACCGGCCGAAACCCGCTTCGCTCCCACCCCTCGGGAGCGAAAGAGTGAGGTGGAAGAGGGGCGGAGAGGAGGGAGATGCTCGAATCACTCCTCGAACTGCTGCCGGAGTTCTTCTCGGTGTTGTTCTTCGCCAGCGGCGCTGCCGCCCTCTCGACGCTCGGCGTCTACATCGAGCGGCTCGCGCTCGAAACGATGGCCACCGGCGACACCGTACTGGCGCTGTGGCTCGCCGTTATCGGACTGATGGCGTTCTACTTCGGTCCGTATCTGATGGGACTCACCGAAGCGCTTCCGCGCGGGAGACGGCTGCTCGCTCGTCTGACCGAGTAGCTCCCGAGCTCAGAGCGCGTCGGCGACGACTGGCGCCACGCTGACGGCGCTCACGTCTCGTTCGACCGTGTCGGTTCCGTACACTGCTTCGATTCCCGCGGCGGCGAGCTTCGTCCGCGCGTTCCCCGTGAGCACCGGGTGGACGCAGGTAGCGAAGACGTCGTTCGCCCCCCGGTCGGCGAGCGCGCCGACCGCTTCGCTCATCGTCGACCCGGTGGCGATGATGTCGTCGACGACCACTACGTCCCGGTTTTCGACGGAGGCGTCGCTCGGTCGGACGCTCACCTCGCCGGTGTCGTAGTCGCGCGTCTTCTCGAAGTAGTCGGTGTCGCCCGCGCCGTAGACGTCGCGGACGCGTTCGGCGAGTTCCTGAGCGCTCTCGTCCGGACCGAGAAACAGCGGCTCGTCGAGGTCGTCGGGGAGGGGGTCGGCGAGCAGCGACGAGGCGTCGACCGACTCGCACGGAACCTCGAAGAAGTCGGCGACGCTCTCCTCGTGCGGGGTCACGAGCACGACCCGGTCGGTGCCGGAGCTGATGGCGCGAGCGACGGCGCGAGCGGAGACCGGCTGTCCGGGTTTGAACGCGCTGTCCTGACGGCTGTACCCCATGTACGGGACGACCGTAACGATCTCCGCCGCGCCGGCCTCCCGCGCGGCGTCCTGCAGCTGCAGCAGTTCGAGGTGCGCGTCCGACGAGGTGGTCGCGCAGACGACGACGGCGCGGTTGTCGTCGAACGTCGGAACCGAGGCGAGCAGTTCGCCGTCGGGGAAGCGGTCGTACTCCGCGACGGCCAACGACTCGCCCGTCTCGGCGGCGAGTGCGGCCGACAGCGCCTGCGAGGTGGAACCGGACAGTATCATAGGTGCGTCTCCTCGTCCCGGCCTAAACCCGTTTTCGTTACCGCCGCGCGGTGGGACGGTCTCTCGGTGATCCGCTCACTCCTCGACGAACCGGTGGGCGACGCCCGCGATGCCGTCGAGGCCGAGCGCCTGCGAGCGCCAGCCGTCGCCCGCGTCCAGCAGTAGCGTTCCCGACTCGGTGACGGCGTACGTCGCCGGGCCGTGGGTCACGCCGACGATCCGTTCGTCGACCGGCGCGTCGACGGCCTCCCACTCGTTCTCCTCCGTGCGCGAGAAGACGCGACCGTCGCCGACGGCGTGAGCGCGCCGACCGTCGCTGGCGACGACGCGGAACGACCCCGAGAGCGCGTCCATCCAGCCGTTTCCGAGCGCGTAGAGGCCGGACCCGGTCGCCGCCAGCGGGACGCCCGCCGCCGACACGTCGCGCGCGTCGTCGAGTCCGACGTGCGAGAGGCCTCCGTCGTCGGCGCGGTGGACGCCGTCGGCGGCCGCGACGAGCGCGCCGTCTATCGCTCGCGGGTTGTCGACCTCTCCCGCGGCGGTCCACGAGTCCGGGTCGGTCGCCGCGGCGACGGAGCAGCGCGCGACGCGGCCGGATCCGTCGGCGGCGAGCAGCGTATCGCCGTCGAATCCGACGGCGACGGCCGAACCGAACCCTACCTCCTCGAACCCCTCGCCGCGGCCGTCGTCGAGGAGTGTCGCCTCGTCGGTGGCGACGGCGATTCGCCCGCCCTCGCCGGCGACGTCGAGCGCCGTACATCGGCGTTCGACGCCGAACCCACCGATTCTGTCGTCGGAGACGTCGACGGCGACGACGCCGAGCGCCGCGGCGACGAACAGCTCCGTCTTGCCGCTCTTGTCGGCGTAGACCCGCTTCTCGTCGATGGTTGACATACGTCCGTAGTCGACGCCGGTGTGCGAAAACGTTCCGTCTTCGAACTCCCCACGCGGACAAAGTGTAAACCGTATGATTGAAGCGACGAGAGAACGTCAGCAGTCTGAGAGTAGATAGAGAGGAATCGAATCCGCGCGAGGCCGCATCGCGCCGACACCCCCCGACAACACACATACCAGCCGTGTCACAGAAAGTACTGCTCATCTGTCAACACTGCGACCGGGCGCTGCCCGGCGAGAAACGCGACGACGGGACGCTCCGACCGTACGGAGTGAGAGACTGTCCCGACTGCCAGCGAGCCGACTTCGAGGTCAGAGGGTTCGAGAACTCCTGACCGGGAGGTCGCTCAGAGGAACTCGCGGACGTCGGAGTACCACATGTCGTGGTGGTCGACGAGTTCCAGCGCGTCGGCGATGTCGACGGCGAGCGCGTGCCAACACCGCTGGTCGGGGTCGTCCGGGTCGAGGTTGTACGAACTGTCCTTGCAGGTGCAGCTTCCCTCCTCGACGACGTACTCCTCGGCGTAGCCGACGACGACGGTGAAGTCCCGGTAGCGCTTGACGCGGCGCTCGGAGACGGCTTCGATGGCCTGTGTCGCGCGCGTCCCGTGCGCGGAGACGAGCGTCTCGACTACCGGCCCGGTGAGCTTTCCGGCCTCGGTAAGTGCGGCCTGCCAGTCGTCGTCGCCGTCGCCGTCGTTCACGACGCCGGATTCTCGGGGGCCCCACAAAACGCGTTCGGTGCGGGCGGCGGCAGGGTAGGGCAGCGGCGGGGCAGGGCGGCGGCGGGACGGGGCGGGGCAGGGCGGCGGCAGGGCGGCGGCGGGACGGGGCGGGGCAGCGACCGAACCCGAGCGAAGCGAAACCGGACCGCGCCACTTTTCGCCGCCGCCGGGCGACTCCGAGTATGCAGATACGCGAAGGCGGCGTCGACAT is a genomic window of Haloprofundus halophilus containing:
- the prs gene encoding ribose-phosphate diphosphokinase — translated: MILSGSTSQALSAALAAETGESLAVAEYDRFPDGELLASVPTFDDNRAVVVCATTSSDAHLELLQLQDAAREAGAAEIVTVVPYMGYSRQDSAFKPGQPVSARAVARAISSGTDRVVLVTPHEESVADFFEVPCESVDASSLLADPLPDDLDEPLFLGPDESAQELAERVRDVYGAGDTDYFEKTRDYDTGEVSVRPSDASVENRDVVVVDDIIATGSTMSEAVGALADRGANDVFATCVHPVLTGNARTKLAAAGIEAVYGTDTVERDVSAVSVAPVVADAL
- a CDS encoding HVO_0234 family beta-propeller protein → MSTIDEKRVYADKSGKTELFVAAALGVVAVDVSDDRIGGFGVERRCTALDVAGEGGRIAVATDEATLLDDGRGEGFEEVGFGSAVAVGFDGDTLLAADGSGRVARCSVAAATDPDSWTAAGEVDNPRAIDGALVAAADGVHRADDGGLSHVGLDDARDVSAAGVPLAATGSGLYALGNGWMDALSGSFRVVASDGRRAHAVGDGRVFSRTEENEWEAVDAPVDERIVGVTHGPATYAVTESGTLLLDAGDGWRSQALGLDGIAGVAHRFVEE